A genomic region of candidate division KSB1 bacterium contains the following coding sequences:
- a CDS encoding PqqD family protein: protein MAVEELSQPEQAGELIPVGLVEWQEEDGRVLLLRPRFSSGLLQKYLLPKLRPPHFRIHLDAHGSAAWKLCDGSRTLAEVGAALREQFGQQIEPVQERLALFVSQLCRHRLLKLQRVAEQA, encoded by the coding sequence GTGGCCGTTGAGGAGCTTTCGCAGCCAGAGCAGGCGGGAGAGCTGATCCCTGTGGGGCTGGTGGAGTGGCAGGAGGAAGACGGAAGGGTGCTTTTGCTCAGGCCGCGCTTCAGCAGTGGCTTGTTGCAGAAGTACCTCCTTCCGAAGCTCCGGCCTCCGCATTTTCGCATTCACCTCGATGCCCATGGGAGCGCGGCCTGGAAGCTGTGCGACGGCTCACGCACGCTGGCCGAGGTGGGAGCTGCCTTGCGCGAACAGTTTGGGCAGCAGATTGAGCCTGTGCAAGAGCGGCTGGCCCTGTTCGTGAGCCAGCTTTGTAGGCATCGTCTCTTGAAACTGCAACGTGTGGCCGAACAGGCCTGA